One window from the genome of Alkalihalobacillus sp. LMS6 encodes:
- a CDS encoding M23 family metallopeptidase gives MKEEKNSSNKIQNLMRKRWVLPSVYLAAAAGLLSTVLFLQSGEDTERELEISEGPEQTEEPTAPVDVANESFHLPVENEADFDRVGIFYDAQAEADEQEQAIVYFNNMYVENKGIDFASKDQAAFPVMASMSGNVTKAMKDSLLGFVVEVDHGDGVVTHYSSLSSMEVEQGQEISQGDVIGEAGSNSYNQEAGVHVHFEVRQDGVAVNPMDAIEKSVEDIAAFAPQGEEKEKEKENEKEENEKPDENQKPDENEKPEENEPSAENDLEGTTE, from the coding sequence ATGAAAGAAGAAAAAAATTCTTCAAACAAAATCCAAAATTTGATGCGTAAGCGTTGGGTATTGCCAAGTGTTTATCTTGCTGCTGCTGCTGGTCTTTTGAGTACAGTTTTATTTCTTCAAAGTGGTGAAGATACAGAAAGAGAATTAGAGATTAGTGAAGGTCCTGAACAAACAGAAGAGCCAACAGCTCCTGTAGATGTTGCAAATGAATCCTTTCATTTACCAGTAGAGAACGAAGCGGATTTCGATAGAGTTGGAATCTTTTACGATGCACAAGCTGAAGCAGACGAGCAAGAGCAAGCTATTGTTTATTTTAACAACATGTATGTTGAAAACAAAGGGATCGATTTTGCAAGTAAAGATCAGGCTGCGTTCCCAGTTATGGCTTCTATGAGCGGAAACGTCACAAAAGCAATGAAAGATTCGTTACTTGGTTTTGTGGTTGAAGTTGATCACGGCGATGGCGTAGTCACTCATTACTCAAGTCTATCATCAATGGAAGTGGAACAAGGTCAAGAGATTTCACAAGGTGATGTCATTGGCGAAGCGGGAAGCAATTCTTATAATCAAGAAGCAGGCGTCCACGTACATTTTGAAGTACGTCAAGATGGTGTTGCTGTAAATCCAATGGATGCAATTGAAAAGTCGGTAGAAGATATCGCTGCTTTTGCACCTCAAGGTGAAGAGAAAGAAAAAGAAAAAGAGAACGAAAAAGAAGAAAATGAAAAACCAGATGAAAATCAAAAGCCTGATGAAAACGAAAAGCCAGAAGAAAACGAGCCTTCTGCTGAAAACGATTTAGAAGGCACAACAGAATAA
- the spoIID gene encoding stage II sporulation protein D produces the protein MKRILIVAILLIVVILLIPAAMVSMNGSAQEEKGPFKIAPLEKTSQSSEPKVQSEVTVPELEIDVYRSQKEEVESIPLTDYVIGVVASEMPVEYELEALKAQSLAAQTYVMAQLRLDEESRNVPEEALVTDTVNHQVFLNKEELKEKWGDAFEENWSKVEEAVLATAGQVIVYNEQPITAAFFSTSNGFTENSEDYWAQEIPYLKSVESPWDHESPRFEEEKAIPVQEFEQKLGVTLAGDGSIGEIQARTKGGRVERVQIGDKQFTGRDIREKLDLDSSDFSWFMNGNQILIQTKGWGHGVGMSQFGANGMAKEGKTYKEIIEHYYSDVTIEMMKEMEE, from the coding sequence ATGAAACGTATTTTAATTGTAGCGATCCTATTAATCGTAGTCATCCTTCTAATACCAGCGGCGATGGTTAGTATGAATGGAAGTGCTCAAGAAGAAAAAGGGCCATTCAAAATAGCTCCTTTAGAAAAGACAAGCCAGTCCAGTGAACCGAAAGTCCAGTCAGAAGTTACAGTACCAGAACTTGAAATTGACGTGTATCGTTCGCAAAAAGAAGAAGTTGAATCAATTCCTTTAACGGATTACGTAATCGGAGTCGTTGCTTCGGAAATGCCAGTTGAATACGAGTTAGAGGCGCTAAAGGCGCAGTCATTAGCTGCCCAAACATACGTAATGGCGCAATTAAGGCTCGATGAAGAGAGTAGAAACGTACCTGAAGAAGCACTCGTCACAGATACCGTAAATCATCAGGTTTTTCTAAATAAAGAAGAGCTTAAAGAAAAATGGGGCGATGCATTTGAGGAAAACTGGTCGAAAGTAGAAGAGGCGGTCCTTGCGACAGCAGGCCAGGTGATTGTGTATAATGAACAGCCCATTACGGCAGCATTTTTTTCTACAAGTAATGGCTTTACAGAGAACTCGGAAGATTATTGGGCTCAGGAAATTCCTTATTTAAAAAGTGTTGAAAGCCCGTGGGATCATGAATCTCCTCGATTTGAAGAAGAAAAAGCAATCCCCGTTCAGGAATTTGAGCAAAAACTAGGCGTGACATTAGCTGGTGATGGGTCAATTGGTGAAATTCAAGCGCGTACAAAAGGTGGAAGAGTCGAACGTGTTCAAATAGGCGATAAGCAATTTACAGGAAGAGACATTCGCGAAAAACTTGATTTGGATTCGTCTGATTTTTCCTGGTTTATGAATGGAAACCAAATATTGATTCAAACGAAAGGATGGGGCCATGGGGTTGGAATGAGCCAATTTGGTGCAAACGGAATGGCAAAAGAAGGAAAAACATATAAAGAGATTATTGAACACTATTATTCCGATGTAACCATAGAAATGATGAAGGAAATGGAAGAATAG